One window of the bacterium genome contains the following:
- a CDS encoding GTP-binding protein, whose protein sequence is MEIRNIAIIAHVDHGKTTLVDALMKQSG, encoded by the coding sequence ATGGAAATTCGCAATATAGCAATTATCGCTCACGTTGACCACGGCAAAACCACTCTTGTGGACGCTCTTATGAAGCAGTCAGGCAA
- a CDS encoding ZIP family metal transporter, translated as MLQLTLYALIAGLFSLVGGLLLIWKSNYAAKVITPLLSFSAGAFIGVAFLDILPEAVEMVEEPHAIFLAFLVGFTAFFIIERVLMRYFHYHTEGEAGEHGEHTESLPLLIITGDSLHNFLDGIVIALAYVANPALGLTTAIAIAAHEIPQEIGDFSILLDQGWKKLNIIMVNILSSLLTVVGVFIGFYAAGFFENRLAFLLAAASGIFTYIAASDIIPEIHHRAGHKELYRVVFAFILGLIVIGYLVSVSH; from the coding sequence ATGCTTCAACTTACTCTCTATGCTCTTATTGCAGGACTTTTCTCTCTTGTCGGAGGGCTTCTTCTTATATGGAAATCAAACTACGCGGCCAAAGTCATAACTCCTCTTTTGTCTTTTTCGGCGGGAGCTTTTATCGGAGTTGCTTTTCTGGACATTTTACCGGAAGCCGTCGAAATGGTGGAAGAACCGCATGCGATATTTTTGGCTTTTCTCGTGGGATTTACCGCGTTTTTCATCATTGAAAGAGTACTTATGAGATACTTTCACTACCACACCGAAGGAGAAGCGGGCGAACACGGCGAACACACCGAGTCGTTGCCTCTCCTTATAATCACAGGGGACTCTTTGCATAATTTTCTTGACGGTATTGTTATCGCTCTCGCCTATGTCGCAAATCCGGCTCTTGGCCTCACTACTGCTATCGCCATTGCCGCCCACGAAATTCCGCAAGAAATCGGCGACTTCTCAATACTTTTAGACCAAGGGTGGAAGAAACTGAATATAATAATGGTGAACATCTTGTCTTCACTTTTGACTGTGGTCGGGGTGTTTATCGGATTCTACGCAGCCGGATTTTTTGAAAACCGTTTGGCTTTTCTATTGGCAGCGGCTTCAGGAATTTTCACCTATATTGCCGCATCCGACATCATTCCGGAAATACATCACAGAGCCGGACACAAAGAGCTTTACCGCGTGGTTTTTGCTTTTATCTTGGGACTTATAGTTATCGGCTACTTGGTGAGCGTATCACATTAA
- a CDS encoding Fur family transcriptional regulator produces the protein MTFSENILRSLKERGHKVTKNRSFIVGFLAENRKPFSAGAILSEAAKTVRKFNKTTIYRELDFLKKEEVISEIEFGDGKKRYEIAGLPHHHHAVCTVCEKVEDVILDEDLEKVERKILRDKKFKVKNHLLEFFGLCKNCAYLGY, from the coding sequence ATGACATTTTCGGAAAACATACTACGCTCGCTTAAAGAGCGTGGACATAAGGTTACCAAAAACAGGTCGTTTATAGTCGGTTTTTTGGCTGAAAACAGGAAGCCCTTTTCGGCTGGCGCTATTTTGAGTGAGGCGGCAAAAACCGTGCGAAAATTCAACAAAACAACGATTTACCGAGAATTGGATTTTTTAAAGAAAGAAGAAGTGATTTCAGAAATTGAATTCGGAGACGGAAAGAAAAGATACGAAATAGCGGGACTTCCCCACCACCATCACGCGGTGTGCACCGTGTGCGAAAAAGTGGAAGACGTTATTTTGGACGAAGATTTGGAAAAAGTGGAAAGAAAGATTTTACGGGACAAAAAATTCAAAGTCAAAAACCATTTGCTTGAATTTTTTGGCTTGTGTAAAAATTGCGCTTATCTTGGCTATTAG
- a CDS encoding prepilin-type N-terminal cleavage/methylation domain-containing protein, protein MRSKRGFTLIELLVVIAIIGLLSSVVFSSLDGARKRARDTRRITEIREIQKALELYYDDRGYYPYTSWVSSHQTTWETGVLGTALEPYLPMMPVDPVNSNSISPGHAYNGNYTYSYYSGGYRAPGQTNQQWYMILYRLEDTSNPIQNTDGVIACNGQPFHYGNGTNGIMTFGGSCP, encoded by the coding sequence TTGCGAAGCAAGCGAGGATTCACTCTGATAGAACTTTTAGTGGTGATAGCCATCATAGGCCTGCTGTCGTCAGTGGTTTTTTCGAGTTTAGACGGCGCGCGAAAGAGGGCGAGGGATACGAGGAGGATAACTGAAATTCGAGAAATTCAAAAAGCGTTGGAATTGTATTATGACGACCGCGGATATTATCCTTATACCTCCTGGGTCAGCAGTCACCAAACCACATGGGAGACGGGCGTCCTCGGCACGGCACTGGAGCCGTATCTTCCAATGATGCCTGTGGATCCGGTTAACAGCAATAGCATATCTCCCGGCCATGCGTACAACGGTAATTACACCTATTCGTATTATTCAGGTGGCTATCGCGCTCCGGGACAGACAAATCAACAGTGGTATATGATATTGTATCGTTTAGAAGATACATCTAACCCCATACAAAACACTGATGGTGTAATTGCGTGCAACGGTCAACCATTTCACTACGGTAACGGTACGAACGGCATCATGACATTCGGCGGCAGTTGTCCGTAG
- a CDS encoding DEAD/DEAH box helicase, which translates to MQTQTNRLGKSGGFGRRRPSFSRSGTGYRERNHSQPSGRGFSSNERSRGRFRKMPTFNPSQFINTNPADFTAEVYEPKHLFSTFGLSAKLVDAISALGMKWPSPIQDQIIPHILEGRDVIGLAETGTGKTAAFLIPLIEKTLKAYGRQTLILTPTRELAIQVRDELQKLSSGSGIYSVICVGGTNIRPQIQALRRKSHFVVGTPGRVLDLIKRGDFKPQYVSAVVLDEADRMLDMGFINDMRKILSSAPKERETLLFSATMSDATKQIVKEFLREPVLVSVKKRDVTGSIKQDVVRCKEGEKFEILTSLLGKPDFTRVLIFGAMKHGVEKLAKQLLASGIKAESIHGNKNHSQRQRSLKSFKNGDSRVLVATDVAARGIHVDDVSHVINYDLPNTFEDYVHRIGRTGRVDKRGVALTFVSV; encoded by the coding sequence ATGCAAACACAAACTAACCGACTTGGTAAAAGCGGCGGTTTTGGCCGTCGCAGACCTTCTTTTTCACGTTCCGGTACTGGTTACCGAGAGCGCAATCATTCTCAACCTTCCGGTCGAGGATTTTCAAGTAATGAGCGTAGCAGAGGCCGTTTTCGCAAAATGCCGACATTCAATCCTTCTCAATTTATAAATACCAATCCTGCCGATTTTACGGCGGAAGTGTACGAACCCAAACACCTTTTTTCAACTTTTGGCCTTTCCGCAAAACTTGTAGACGCTATCAGCGCGCTCGGCATGAAGTGGCCGTCTCCAATTCAGGACCAGATTATTCCACATATTCTTGAAGGTCGCGATGTTATCGGGCTTGCTGAAACCGGAACGGGGAAGACCGCCGCGTTTCTTATTCCGCTCATTGAAAAAACCCTAAAGGCGTACGGCAGACAGACCCTCATCCTTACCCCTACACGCGAACTTGCCATTCAGGTTCGCGATGAACTGCAAAAACTTTCAAGCGGAAGCGGTATTTATTCCGTCATCTGCGTCGGAGGCACAAATATTCGTCCCCAGATTCAGGCATTGCGAAGAAAAAGTCATTTTGTCGTGGGGACGCCGGGACGCGTTCTTGACCTTATAAAACGAGGGGATTTCAAACCCCAGTATGTTAGCGCGGTTGTGCTTGACGAAGCTGACAGAATGTTAGACATGGGATTTATCAATGATATGAGAAAAATATTGAGTAGCGCCCCTAAAGAGCGGGAAACTTTGCTTTTCTCGGCGACCATGTCAGACGCTACAAAACAAATCGTCAAAGAGTTTCTCCGCGAACCGGTTCTTGTGTCGGTAAAAAAGAGGGACGTAACCGGCAGTATCAAACAAGATGTCGTGCGTTGCAAAGAAGGCGAGAAATTTGAGATTTTGACCTCGCTTCTCGGTAAGCCCGACTTTACTCGCGTCCTCATTTTCGGAGCTATGAAGCATGGTGTTGAGAAATTGGCAAAACAGCTTTTGGCAAGCGGTATAAAGGCGGAGTCAATCCACGGAAACAAAAATCATAGTCAGAGACAGCGGTCTTTGAAGTCCTTTAAAAACGGCGACAGCCGAGTGCTCGTCGCGACCGATGTTGCCGCGCGCGGTATCCATGTAGATGACGTTTCTCACGTTATAAACTACGACTTACCCAATACTTTTGAAGATTATGTCCACAGAATCGGGAGAACAGGCAGAGTAGACAAAAGGGGAGTGGCTCTTACGTTCGTAAGTGTGTAA
- a CDS encoding DUF817 family protein, producing MKNFFAEFRYFFIANLRASYFGAFLLFVFLLTEIVAVPFVSRYDFIFLMAIGFQMCALAFRFERLKEFSVIIIFHLLATGMELFKTHPSVGSWFYPAVGSAVFAIKTVPLFSGFLYSAVGSYISRAFIFLKLSYENFPPYYHLWILASLIYLNFFTHHFFYDIRYFLLTYAFVLFFKTEVHFQVYQKTRRMPFLLTVFLTSLFVWIAENIGTFTRVWLYPNQTEYWHIVTFHKIGSWSLLLILSFALVSIIYRSKLNYPATSRR from the coding sequence ATGAAAAACTTTTTCGCTGAGTTTAGGTATTTTTTCATAGCCAATTTGCGCGCGAGCTATTTCGGCGCGTTTCTGCTTTTCGTATTTCTTTTGACTGAAATTGTTGCCGTGCCGTTTGTGAGCCGATACGATTTCATCTTCCTTATGGCAATCGGCTTTCAGATGTGCGCCCTTGCGTTTCGTTTTGAACGGCTGAAAGAATTTTCCGTCATAATCATTTTCCACCTACTGGCGACCGGAATGGAATTGTTTAAAACGCATCCATCCGTCGGTTCATGGTTTTACCCGGCCGTAGGAAGCGCGGTTTTCGCCATTAAAACCGTGCCATTGTTTTCCGGTTTTCTATATTCGGCAGTCGGTAGCTATATTTCACGGGCTTTCATTTTTTTGAAGCTTTCATACGAGAATTTCCCTCCGTATTACCACTTATGGATTCTTGCTTCGCTTATATATTTAAACTTTTTCACTCATCATTTTTTTTACGACATAAGATACTTTTTGCTTACGTATGCATTCGTCCTCTTTTTTAAAACAGAAGTCCATTTCCAAGTTTACCAAAAGACGCGCCGTATGCCTTTTCTCTTGACCGTATTTCTGACCTCCCTGTTTGTATGGATTGCCGAAAATATCGGCACCTTTACCCGCGTTTGGCTATACCCGAATCAAACTGAATATTGGCATATTGTCACATTTCACAAAATCGGCTCGTGGTCTCTGCTCCTTATTTTAAGTTTCGCTCTCGTTTCAATTATCTACAGAAGCAAACTAAACTACCCTGCCACCTCAAGGCGGTAG
- a CDS encoding M15 family metallopeptidase, whose product MKGVFRKMFTVQNISLFLCALVFASASLFWGEHKRVGLAKELAEKSENERQEFASSTEKLMTQVIELEGEITATRQDNSILANLLRAEQTQTGMFKEQIDRIAGTVGSLDKLSNLDPELLHKYSKVYFLNEHYEPEGLYAIPPEFAFDEKQMQIHVKVWPYLEGLLNSAKQDGLNLSVISAFRSFDTQSSLKSFYKVVYGAGTANQFSADQGYSEHQLGTAVDFTNLQMGASFSGFENSSEYEWLKQNAYKYGFALSYPENNSYYKFEPWHWRFVGVDLAHRLKRENKNFYELEQREIDRFLLVIFD is encoded by the coding sequence ATGAAAGGCGTTTTCCGTAAAATGTTTACGGTGCAAAATATCTCGCTTTTTCTGTGTGCCTTGGTTTTTGCTTCGGCCTCGCTATTTTGGGGAGAGCATAAGAGGGTGGGATTGGCAAAAGAGCTGGCCGAAAAATCAGAAAATGAAAGGCAAGAGTTCGCTTCCTCCACTGAAAAGCTCATGACGCAAGTTATTGAACTTGAAGGAGAAATCACGGCCACCCGTCAGGACAATTCCATTTTGGCAAATCTTTTGCGAGCCGAACAAACGCAGACAGGCATGTTTAAAGAACAAATAGACAGAATAGCCGGCACTGTCGGTTCTTTGGACAAGTTAAGCAATCTTGACCCCGAGCTTCTTCATAAGTATTCAAAAGTATATTTTCTGAACGAACATTACGAGCCGGAAGGGCTTTACGCAATCCCGCCGGAGTTTGCGTTTGACGAGAAGCAGATGCAAATCCATGTCAAGGTTTGGCCGTATTTGGAAGGGCTTTTGAACTCGGCCAAGCAAGACGGTTTGAATCTTTCGGTTATCTCCGCCTTTCGCTCTTTTGATACCCAGTCATCTTTGAAATCATTTTACAAAGTGGTTTATGGGGCGGGGACAGCCAATCAGTTTAGCGCCGACCAAGGGTATTCCGAACATCAGCTCGGTACGGCTGTTGATTTCACTAACCTTCAAATGGGGGCCAGTTTTTCCGGCTTTGAAAATTCGTCTGAATATGAGTGGCTAAAGCAAAATGCCTACAAATACGGTTTCGCGCTTTCTTATCCGGAAAATAATTCATATTACAAATTTGAGCCATGGCACTGGAGGTTTGTGGGCGTTGATTTGGCTCATAGATTAAAAAGGGAAAATAAAAACTTTTACGAACTTGAGCAACGCGAAATAGACAGATTTCTTTTGGTGATTTTTGATTAG
- a CDS encoding cytochrome c biogenesis protein CcdA — translation MIIKKNWILVGLAVLILGAVMLLRFGNLGASLVGNLSSQGNWLLPVVGVAALIDSVNPCAFGILVLTIAFLFSIGKGRAGIMKIGATYIAGLFTVYVLIGLGILQALYFFNTPHFMAKVGAVILIALGVVNLINEYYPAFPLKFRIPRFIHGKVAELVNRASLPTAFLLGALVGLFEFPCTGGPYLMVLGLLHDQGTYLTGIGYLLLYNLIFVLPLVVILLIASDKTLAQKVEKWKKSETGNMKFLGGIAMIILGLIIFIL, via the coding sequence ATGATTATTAAAAAAAATTGGATTCTCGTCGGTTTGGCGGTTTTGATTTTGGGCGCCGTCATGTTGTTGCGGTTTGGAAACCTCGGCGCGAGTTTGGTGGGGAATTTAAGCAGTCAAGGAAATTGGCTTTTGCCGGTTGTCGGCGTTGCCGCTCTTATTGACAGCGTAAACCCGTGCGCTTTCGGTATTTTGGTTTTAACCATCGCCTTTCTGTTCTCAATCGGCAAAGGCAGGGCGGGAATAATGAAAATCGGGGCTACTTACATTGCCGGCCTTTTCACTGTTTACGTTCTTATCGGACTGGGCATTTTGCAAGCTCTTTACTTTTTCAACACTCCGCATTTTATGGCTAAAGTGGGGGCAGTTATTCTCATTGCTCTTGGAGTGGTGAATCTCATAAACGAGTATTATCCGGCCTTTCCGTTAAAATTCCGAATTCCGCGTTTCATCCACGGTAAAGTTGCCGAACTTGTAAATCGCGCCTCTTTACCCACGGCTTTTCTTTTGGGAGCTTTGGTCGGACTGTTTGAGTTCCCATGCACGGGCGGGCCTTATCTTATGGTTCTGGGACTGCTTCATGACCAAGGGACATATTTGACAGGAATTGGGTATCTTTTGTTATACAATTTAATTTTCGTCCTGCCCCTTGTCGTTATCCTGCTCATTGCCTCGGACAAGACCCTTGCCCAAAAAGTGGAAAAGTGGAAAAAATCTGAAACGGGCAATATGAAGTTCTTGGGAGGGATTGCCATGATTATTCTGGGTTTGATTATCTTTATTCTTTAA
- a CDS encoding DUF167 domain-containing protein: MRIFVSAKPKSKNEKVEKTDDSHFTVWVKEPPEGGKANRAVAKALGGFLGVGVSGLALVSGHGGRQKVFELLK; this comes from the coding sequence ATGAGAATATTTGTATCAGCCAAACCGAAATCCAAAAACGAAAAAGTTGAGAAAACAGACGATAGCCACTTTACCGTGTGGGTCAAAGAGCCGCCGGAAGGAGGAAAAGCCAATAGAGCAGTAGCCAAAGCCCTTGGCGGTTTTTTGGGGGTGGGTGTGTCAGGGTTGGCTTTGGTATCAGGCCATGGTGGCAGACAAAAGGTCTTTGAATTGCTAAAATGA
- a CDS encoding peptidylprolyl isomerase: protein MEKKVIKTAKANKEMNKNAIILVLILVAALAVIWGASYFFRTSEKNDSHLPTGGIRASKLYSGATLKTNKGDITIEFLSRNAPKTVSNFIKLAESGFYDGVKFHRVDPGFMIQGGDPLTKDESKKDRWGTGDPGYKFNDEINWQSLGIPVNDQALLRGGYSSVPGIESVRLTRGIMAMANSGPNTNGSQFFIITASETPWLNGKHTGFARVTNGMEVVDAISKVGRDVREAPIEPVVIEKVTLH, encoded by the coding sequence ATGGAAAAGAAAGTGATAAAAACGGCCAAAGCAAATAAAGAAATGAATAAAAACGCAATAATTCTCGTCCTAATACTTGTCGCCGCGCTGGCTGTTATTTGGGGCGCTTCGTATTTTTTCAGAACTTCGGAAAAAAATGACAGCCACCTTCCGACCGGAGGAATACGCGCGTCCAAACTTTATTCCGGAGCCACTTTAAAAACCAACAAAGGAGACATTACCATTGAGTTTCTGTCAAGAAACGCGCCCAAGACGGTTTCAAATTTCATAAAACTGGCTGAGTCGGGATTCTATGATGGCGTTAAATTTCACCGCGTTGACCCTGGATTTATGATACAGGGAGGAGACCCGTTAACCAAAGACGAAAGTAAAAAAGACAGATGGGGAACAGGCGACCCCGGATATAAATTCAACGACGAAATAAACTGGCAGTCGCTTGGCATTCCGGTTAACGATCAGGCACTTCTTCGGGGAGGGTACTCTTCGGTTCCTGGAATAGAGTCCGTGCGACTTACGCGTGGAATTATGGCAATGGCCAACTCCGGCCCCAACACAAACGGAAGCCAATTTTTCATAATAACCGCCTCCGAGACGCCGTGGTTAAACGGCAAGCATACCGGTTTTGCAAGGGTAACCAATGGCATGGAAGTGGTGGACGCGATAAGTAAAGTTGGCCGAGATGTAAGAGAAGCCCCGATAGAGCCGGTTGTCATTGAAAAAGTGACTTTGCATTAA
- the fmt gene encoding methionyl-tRNA formyltransferase — MISFVFFGTDNFSTTALEELKTAGLLPVIIVTAPDRPKGRHLKLSPPPVKVWAEKNGISYIQPNKMDASLENHLSSSGCQLFIVASFGKILREKLLEIPKYGALNIHPSLLPKYRGPSPVSGAILNDDKNTGVTIMLMEQGVDTGPILAEKKHTVKEWPAAPELEAELAKEGAKLLVEILPDYLNGHLKPSPQDDLRATYTKKLEKENAEIDLNADSRKNFLKIQAHAGSAPAFFFVMKSDKRIRVKITSAKWLDNTLKILRVVPEGKKETNFQDFMTNLNRSI; from the coding sequence ATGATTTCCTTTGTTTTTTTCGGTACCGACAACTTTTCCACAACCGCGCTTGAAGAGCTGAAAACAGCGGGCCTTCTGCCCGTAATTATAGTTACAGCGCCAGATAGGCCCAAAGGCAGACATCTGAAACTTTCACCGCCACCGGTGAAAGTTTGGGCCGAGAAGAACGGCATTTCATACATCCAACCGAACAAGATGGACGCCTCTTTGGAAAATCATTTGTCATCTTCCGGCTGTCAATTGTTTATTGTGGCTTCGTTCGGGAAAATTTTAAGAGAAAAACTTTTAGAAATCCCGAAATACGGCGCCTTAAACATTCACCCCTCTCTTTTGCCAAAATACAGAGGTCCCTCACCGGTTTCCGGCGCTATTTTGAATGATGATAAAAATACCGGAGTGACGATCATGCTCATGGAACAGGGGGTTGATACCGGACCGATTTTAGCGGAAAAAAAGCACACCGTCAAAGAGTGGCCGGCGGCGCCTGAATTGGAAGCGGAACTGGCTAAAGAAGGAGCGAAACTGCTTGTTGAAATTTTGCCAGATTATTTAAACGGCCATTTGAAACCGTCTCCTCAAGATGACTTGAGAGCCACTTACACAAAGAAACTTGAAAAAGAAAACGCGGAAATTGACTTAAACGCCGACTCACGCAAAAATTTCCTTAAAATTCAAGCACACGCAGGTTCCGCGCCCGCGTTCTTTTTTGTAATGAAAAGCGACAAAAGAATAAGAGTTAAAATCACTTCGGCCAAGTGGCTGGATAACACTTTGAAAATCCTTCGTGTCGTACCGGAAGGAAAAAAAGAAACCAACTTTCAGGACTTTATGACAAATTTAAACCGGAGCATCTGA
- the def gene encoding peptide deformylase: MAVKIVDRDNPVLRQVAKEIPVSDITKPRIKETIKKMKEVLDAEEDGVGLAAPQIGVSLRIFIISEKAFDLSEDIHQRREELRKSKTVKTGNLVFINPRIVKISKETHFMEEGCLSVRWAYGRIKRSKKTTVEAYDEDGKKFTRGASGLVAEIFQHEMDHLEGKLFIDSATDIREMPPERNLKTY, encoded by the coding sequence ATGGCCGTTAAAATCGTGGACAGAGATAATCCGGTATTAAGGCAAGTGGCGAAAGAAATACCCGTTTCGGATATAACAAAACCGCGCATCAAGGAAACGATAAAAAAGATGAAAGAAGTTTTGGATGCCGAGGAGGACGGGGTGGGACTTGCCGCTCCGCAAATAGGGGTATCGCTTCGCATTTTTATAATTTCTGAAAAGGCCTTTGACCTGTCCGAAGATATACATCAAAGAAGAGAAGAACTGCGAAAATCCAAAACAGTAAAAACCGGAAACTTGGTTTTCATAAATCCGCGTATTGTCAAAATTTCCAAAGAAACCCATTTTATGGAAGAGGGATGTCTTTCCGTACGTTGGGCATACGGCAGAATAAAACGCTCAAAAAAAACCACAGTAGAAGCATACGACGAAGACGGCAAAAAATTTACGCGAGGAGCGTCCGGACTTGTGGCTGAAATATTTCAGCACGAAATGGACCATTTGGAAGGAAAACTTTTCATTGACAGCGCCACGGACATTAGAGAAATGCCTCCTGAAAGAAATTTAAAAACATATTGA
- a CDS encoding response regulator transcription factor — translation MMKDRKIVQRNEQQNGHRVNVNKNGRAKQKIIVAEPFLITALCLAKLVEDEFGYETVVLTNSSEIIHAVRESSPKLLITEFMFMFGEKGGIGMAALLGTLKAEFPKLPSLVLSSAPERIFALRCLEWGAKGYLHKSVSKETLFEGIGAVLAGNSFVSKTVNTLLLQSIGAGSKDNLVAKLSPREAEVLASVSQCLSPAQIAESLSLSVKTVECYLGNIKMKLGFKNAGELRKFAGFFVNSGQNSGQVD, via the coding sequence ATGATGAAAGATAGAAAAATTGTACAAAGAAATGAACAGCAAAACGGCCATCGCGTGAATGTGAATAAAAACGGACGAGCAAAGCAGAAAATTATAGTTGCCGAACCTTTTTTAATTACCGCTCTATGTCTGGCAAAATTGGTGGAGGACGAGTTTGGGTACGAGACGGTAGTGCTGACAAATTCATCTGAAATAATTCACGCGGTTAGGGAGTCAAGTCCGAAACTTTTGATCACCGAGTTCATGTTCATGTTTGGGGAAAAAGGGGGTATAGGAATGGCGGCATTACTCGGTACGCTAAAGGCGGAATTTCCAAAACTTCCTTCCCTTGTCCTGTCTTCCGCGCCGGAGAGAATCTTCGCTTTGCGATGTTTAGAGTGGGGCGCCAAAGGTTATCTCCACAAGAGCGTTTCCAAGGAAACGCTCTTTGAGGGAATAGGAGCCGTTCTTGCCGGCAATAGTTTTGTGAGTAAAACTGTTAACACCCTTTTGCTCCAAAGCATTGGAGCGGGCTCTAAAGATAATCTGGTTGCAAAATTGTCTCCCAGAGAGGCAGAAGTTCTGGCTTCTGTCAGTCAATGTCTCAGTCCGGCTCAAATCGCGGAGAGTTTGTCTCTGTCGGTGAAAACCGTGGAGTGCTACTTGGGGAATATTAAAATGAAGCTCGGCTTTAAAAATGCCGGAGAACTAAGAAAGTTCGCTGGGTTCTTTGTGAATTCGGGGCAAAATTCTGGGCAAGTCGACTGA